Genomic window (Subtercola endophyticus):
CTCCAGCGCTCGAAGTCTTCGCGCCGAGCCCTGATGAAATAACCGCCGTTCACGCTCGACGACCCGCCGAGAATCTTGCCGCGCGCAATGGAGTACGGCAGCTTCGGGGTGAGAAACCCGGTGAACGACCAGTTGTTCGCGTGCCCCGGCATGGCACCCTCGACGGTTCCCCCATCGAGCAACGAGGGGGGAAAGTCGCTCGCCGTACGCGGCACCGGGCCCGCCTCGAGCAGCAGCACCGATCGGCCCGCGTCTTCGCTCAGGCGGGCGGCCAGCGGAGCGCCCGCAGCGCCCGCGCCGACGACGATGACGTCGTAGACCGCGGGCCCATCACTCATCGAACGACGCGACGCGCTTCGAGACGAACGCCACGGCGATGGCTTCGTACGATTTCTCCATCAGCTCGTCGAGCTGGGACTCGTCGTCTCGCAGCCACGCCTCGTAGGCAGCGAGAGACGCGCCCAGAAGCGCCCAGCCGATGGCCTGCGGAGTGAGGTCGTCGGGGGCGAGCCCCATTCGGGCCGCGGCGTATTCGGCGATCACGTGTCGCCAGGCCTCATAGCGCAGCGCCGCGTGCGCCACAAGGGTCGGCACCGTCAGCAAGAGCGTCATGCGCCGACGGTGGTAGGCGACCTCGTCGTACGGCAGGTGGTTGAAGTGGATGACGGCCATTCGTAACGCGTCGATCAGCGCCACGTCATTCGGAATCTGGTCGAGATAACGACGCATCTGCTCGAGTTGCGACTCGAAGTCGCCCCATGGCACATCGTTCTTCGACACGAAATACCGAAAGAACGTGCGCCGCCCGATTCCGGCCGCTACCGCGATGTCGTCGACCGTCACCGACTCGAATCCGCGCTCGATGAAGAGGGTGAGTGCAACGTGGCTGATCTCCGCCTGCGATGTCGACGGCTGCCGCCCCGAGCGCGGCTTGACGACCACTGACTCTGAGCCCGACGACGACATGTTCTCTCCCCGGCCACCTTGTCGGCCTTCCCTCTTATTATCGCTCTTATCGAGATTGCTCTTCCATTCGGCACTCGGTGCCAGTACAGTGATTTTTGTCACAGCTAGACGCCCAATGAAGTCCGTTCGACATGAGGAGAATCCCATGAACAGCAGTGAAGCCGTAACAGCCGAACCCACCACCGAGACGGTCGACGAAGTCATCGAGTCTGATTCGCTGGTCGAAGAGGTCTCGATCGACGGTATGTGCGGCGTCTACTAAGCCGTTCACCGTGCCCCCCGTACTCGCAGTGTCTATCGATTTAGACAGCGCGTGGGATCTGCATCCGCAGGTCTCGGTCAGGCCCGAACCATTCGGCGCCTTGCTGTACCACTTCGGTACCCGCAAACTGTCGTTCCTGAAAGACCGCACGCTGTTGGCGGTCGTTCAGTCTCTGGCCGACTCGCCTTCTGTGCGTGCGGCCTGTGTCACTGCCGGCGTCTCTGACGCCGACCTGCCCAAATATGCACGGGCGCTCGACACGCTCGTCATCTCGTCAATGGTTATCCAAAGACCGGTCGTTGAACCACCGGTCGCCGAAAGGGCCTCATGACAATCCTGGATGCACGTCCCGAAGCACAGGTGGGCACGAAGCAGTCTTTCGGCCGCACCCCCGCGCCCGCCTCGGCAGACACGCCGAAGCCCGGTCGTCTCGTCGACCTCTTCGAATACGGCCTGGACTCCCCGATCTGCCTCACCTGGGAGCTCACCTACGCGTGCAATCTCTCGTGCTCGCACTGCCTGTCGAGCTCTGGCCGTCGTGATCCGCGCGAGCTGACCACCGAAGAGGCGAAGGGTGTCATCGACGAGTTCGAGCGCATGCAGGTGTTCTACGTGAACATCGGTGGCGGCGAGCCCACCATTCGGCCCGACTTCTGGGAACTCGTCGACTACGCCTCCGAACACCATGTCGGCGTCAAGTTCTCGACGAACGGCGTGAAGATCAGCCCCGAGATCGCCCAGCGCCTCGTGAACAGCGACTACGTCGACGTGCAGATCTCTCTCGACGGCGCGACCGCCGACGTCAACGACTACGTACGCGGCCCCGGCTCGTACGACACCGCGATGCGGGCGATGCAGAACCTGTACGACGCGGGCTTCGAGAACTTCAAGATCTCGGTCGTCTGCACCCGGCAGAACATTCCCCAGCTCGACGAGTTCAAGGCCATCGCCGACAAGTACAAGGCGCAGCTGCGCCTCACGCGGCTGCGTCCATCCGGTCGCGGCGCCGACGTGTGGGACGACCTGCACCCCCTGCCCGAGCAGCAGAAAGAGCTCTACAACTGGCTCGTCGCGCACGGCGAAGGCGTGCTCACCGGTGACTCGTTCTTCCACCTCTCCGCCTACGGTGACGCCCTGCCGGGTCTGAACCTCTGCGGCGCCGGTCGCGTCGTGTGCCTCATCGACCCCGTTGGCGATGTGTACGCCTGCCCGTTCGCGATTCACGAAGAGTTTCTCGCCGGCAACGTGCGCTCCGAAGGCGGATTCCAAGAGGTCTGGCGCAACTCCGAACTCTTCGCGCGGCTGCGCAACCCGCAGACCGGCGGTGCGTGCACCTCGTGCTCGTTCTTCGACTCCTGCCGCGGCGGCTGCATGGCCGCCAAGTTCTTCACCGGGCTGCCGCTCGACGGGCCCGACCCGGAGTGCGTGCGCGGCTTCGGCGAAGACGCGCTTACCAAGCGCAAGGAGATCGACAGCATCCCGAAGCCCGACGGCGACCACTCGCACAGCACCGTTCGCGGCCCACGCCGAGACGGCAAGCCCGTCACGAAGTCGCGGCCCGTCAACCTCACCCTCTCGCTGCGGCGCCCCGAAGCGCCACCGGTCAGCGCCTGCGAAATCGACCCCCTCGCCGGATTCCGGCCGTAAGAAGACATGTCTGAACTCGAATCCGTCGACGAACTCGCCCCGATCGACGTCTCTGCAACGCGCGCCCGAGTCGCCGCGCACCTCGTCGGCCGCGAGCGTGAACTCGAGTTGACGCTCGCTGCCGTCGCCGCGGGTCGTGACATCGTGCTCGAAGGCCCACCCGGCACGAGCAAGACCACGATGCTCAAGGCCATCACCGAAGAGTGGGGCATTCCGCTGCTCTTCGTCGAGGGCAACGCCGACCTGACACCCGCGAAGCTCGTCGGGCACCACAACCCCGCCCGAGTGCTGCGCGAAGACTACAACGCCGACAACTTCGTCGCCGGCCCGCTCGTCGAGGCCATGCGAGACGGCGGATTCCTCTACATCGAAGAGTTCAACCGCGCCCCCGAAGACACGCTGAACACCTTGCTGACCGCCATGGCCGACCGCGCGATTGCCATTCCGCGCGTCGGCACCGTCATCGCCAAGCCGACATTCCGCGTCATCGCGTCGATGAACCCCTACGACAACGTCGGAACGACCCGCCTCTCGACCAGCGTGCACGACCGGCTCAACCGACTGGCGGTCGACTACCAAGACGCGGCTGCCGAAGAGGGAATCGTGCGCCTTCGCACCGGTGCGAGCGGCCCGCTCGCCGACCGGCTCATTCCCGACGCCGTCGCCGTGACGCGCATGACCCGTGAACATCAGGATGTTCGGCAGGGCTCGAGCGTACGAGGAGCCATCGACTGCGTGCTGGTCGGGCTGCAGCTCGCCGAACTGCGCGGCATTGTCGACCCGACCGACGAGCGCTACACCGAACTCGTCTACGACGCGATGATTCTGTCGCTCTCCGGGCGCATCCATCTCGACGAGTCGGTCGAGCTGACGCCCGAAGCTGTGCTGCGCGAGATTTGGGAAGACCACTTCATTCTGCTTCCCGCCGCAGCCGATCCCGGCTGAAGAGAAGTGGCCCTCGATTCCCCCATCACCCGTAAATCGGGGATGGGCAAAGCGCGCACTCTGCGCCCGCTGACACGCAAGCCGAAGAAGCTCGACGCGGAACCGACCGTGTTCGAGGCGAAGCCCGGTGCCGGTGGTCCCGTCTTTCGCGCGGCGAAGCAGGGAGCATCCGCCGCCAAGGGCTCGACCCGCGGCTCGGCCGACCCGACGTCGACCGACGACGAGGGCGAACTCGAGCTGGCCGTCGCGGCCGAAGTGCCCACCGATTCGAGCGCACGCGCACTCGCACGTCAGATCACCGCACGCCTGGCGATTCCTCGGCCGAAAAAGAACGCGCAGGCCAAGCGCGGAGCCGGGTCGCTCGCCAGCCTGCCGTACCGCGGCGGGTCAGATGAGATCGACCTCGACAAGACGATCGAGTTGCTCGCCGAGCATCCGGTGCCCGACGACGAAGACATCATCGTGCGCGACCGAGTTCGCACGAAGCGCTCCGTTGTGCTCGCCGTGGATGTCTCGGGCTCGATGAAGGGCGACCGCTTGCAGTCCGCAGCGGCCACCGTCGGCGCCGTTGCGGCCGAGCTGCAGAAGGATGCGCTCTCGGTGATCGCCTTCTGGTCAGACGCAGCCGTGCTGCTGAACCTCGGGCAGCCCGTCAAGCCGATGGAGCTGCTCGACTCGATACTGCGGATGCCCGCCCGCGGCCTCACGAACGTGTCGTTCCCTCTCGAGCTCGCCGCCCGCCAGCTTTCCCGGGTGCCGGCTCGGGATGCCCGGGTGATTCTCTTGTCGGACTGCGTGCACAACGCCGGCCCCGACCCGCGCATCATCGCGGCACGACTGCCCCGGCTCGACGTGCTCATCGACGTGAGCGCCGAGAAAGACGTCGAGCTCGGTCGCGAACTCGCTTCTGCAGGGCACGGCACCGCCCGGCTGGTGCACAACTATCGCGATGTGGCGCCGGCGCTCAGCGCCATCTTCCATTCCTGACTCGAGCCGTCTCTAACGCCCGAGTCACCCACCATTTCAGACCCGAACACAGCACACGAATACAAGGAGACACGACCACATGGCTAAGAACGCCTGGTTCGAAACCGTTGCCGAAGCGCAGCGGCGCGCGAAGAAGAGACTGCCCAGCTCGGTGTACGGCGCCCTCGTCGCCGGCTCGGAGAAGGGCATCACGTACAACGACAACATGAAGGCGTTCTCGCAGATCGGGCTCGCCCCGCACGTCGCCGGGCACAAGGCCGAACGCGACCTGAGCACGACGGTGATGGGCATTCCGATCTCGCTGCCCGTCATCATCTCGCCCACCGGCGTGCAGGCGGTGCACCCCGACGGCGAGGTGGCGGTGGCCCGGGCATCCGCCAACCGCGGCACCATCATGGGGCTGAGCTCGTTCGCGTCGAAGCCCGTCGAGGCGGTCGCCGAAGCGAACCCGAACACCTTCTTTCAGATGTACTGGAGCGGTTCTCGCGACGCCATGGTGCAGCGCATGGAGCGGGCGAAGGCGGCCGGCGCCAAGGGCCTCATCTCGACCCTCGACTGGTCGTTCTCGAACGGGCGCGACTGGGGCAGCCCCACCATCCCTGAGCGCATGAGCCTCAAAACGGCGATCTCGTTCGCCCCGAACGTGCTGCCGCACCCGAAGTGGCTGCTCACCTTCGCGAAGTCGGGCCGCATTCCCGACCTCACTGCCCCGAACCTCACCCCTCCTGGTGGCGAGGCCCCGACCTTCTTCGGCGCCTACTATGAGTGGATGCAGACCCCGCCGCCCTCCTGGGAAGACGTGGCCTGGCTGCGCGAGACCTGGGGCGGCCCGTTCATGCTGAAGGGTGTCTCGCGGGTCGACGACGCTCACCGCGCGGTCGATGCCGGCGTGACGGCGATCTCGGTCTCGAACCACGGTGGCAACAACCTCGACGCCACCCCCGCCACCATTCGGGTGCTGCCGTCGGTCGCTAACGCGGTCGGCGACCAGATCGAGGTGCTGCTCGATGGCGGAATCCGCCGCGGCAGCGACGTCGCCAAGGCACTCGCCCTCGGCGCCCGCGCCGTGATGATCGGCCGCGCCTACCTCTGGGGCCTCGCCGCCAACGGCCAGGCCGGTGTTGAAAACGTCTTCGACATTCTGCGCGGCGGTCTCGACTCGGCCGTGCTCGGGCTCGGCCACTCGAACATTCACGAACTCAACCCCGAAGACCTCGTGATTCCGTTCGACTTCGAGAAGACGCTCGGCGGGTCGCACCCGCTCATCCCCGCGAAGTGAGCGAAGTCGGCCGGCGCGATCTGGCAACCCTCTCGGTGACGACGCTCGGCGTCGGCACCCCGGGGGTGGCGGATGCCCGGCCGACCGTGCTCGTTCCGACCGGGTCGACCGAGCAACACGGGCCGCACCTGCCGTTCGCCACCGACACCGTGATCGCGGCGGCGGTGGCGAGCGCCGTGGCCGAGCGGCTCAACACGTCGGCGGACGCGGAGGGTGCCGCCGGGTCTAGTGCTTCGGTGTCTGGTGCCTCAGCATCTGGTGCCTCAGCATCTGGTGCCTCAGCATCTGGTGCCGCCGCATCCGGCGCTTGGGCGCCTGGCGCCTCGCATTTTGTCGTCGCCCCAGCGCTGCCCTACGGCGCGAGCGGCGAGCACCAGCCGTTCGCCGGAACCGTGTCGATCGGCCACGACGCCTTGAAGGTCGTTCTGGTCGAACTGGTACGCTCGCTCTCGACGTGGGCGGGGCGCATCGTGTTCGTCAACGGGCACGGCGGCAATGTTCCTTCGCTCATGGAGGCCGTCATGGCCATGATCGGCGAGCAGCACAGCGTCTCGTGGGTGACCTGCAGCGCTCCCCTGGCCCAGTCGCCCATCGATCCCGCCACCGATTCGCACGCGGGCCGCATCGAGACGTCGCTGCTTCTGCACCTCGCGCCGAGCACGGTCGACATGGCCCTCGCGGTGCCGGGCAACACCGATACTCTCGGCACTCTGCTGCCCATCATGCGCACCGGCGGAGTTGCGGCCGTCTCGCCCAACGGGGTACTCGGCGACCCGACCAACGCCACTGCGGCAGAGGGTGCCCAGTTCTTCGAAGCGATCGTGTCATCGGTAACCGACCTGATCGCCGGCGGCGCGACGGATGCCCGCGGGCGCCTCATCGCACGGCAGAGCACCCCCGCGTGAGCGTGCCACCCGCGCCGGCCGTCGCGTCTGCTCTGCCGCTCGGCTTCACCGTCGCACTGAACCACCGCGTTCGCGTCAGAGAGAACGGCCGCGTGCTCATCGGCGGATCGCCGACCCGAGTGCTGTACCTCACCGAGGCGGCTCAGCGCCTCTTCGTGGGCCGTCGCCTCGCGGTGTCGAGTGCCGCTTCCCGCACGTTGGTCAACCGGCTGCTCGACGCGGCGATGGCCGAGCCCATCGAAGAGACGCTTCCGGAGTTCGGCGACGACGACTTCACCTGGGTCGTTCCGGTGCGCGACCGGCCTGCCGCGCTCGAGCGGCTGCTGCAGAGCCTCGGCCACGGGCATCCGGTGGTCGTCGTCGACGACGACTCGAAAGAACCGGCGGCCGTCGAAGAGGTGGCTCGGGGGTTCGGCGCGCGCTATCTGCATCTCGACGTCAATGTCGGGCCCGGCGGTGCGCGCAACGCTGGCCTCGCCGTGGTCGAGACACGGTTCGTCGGGTTCGTCGACTCCGACATCGTGATCGAGCCGGGGGCCGCCGAGATCTTGCTCAAGCACTTCGTCGATGACCACGTCGCTCTCGCTTGCCCGCGCGTGCTCGCGCTGCCCGAACCGGGCGGAACCGGCTGGATCGCCCTCTACGAAGAGGCCCGCTCGTCGCTCGACCTGGGTCGCCGGCCGGCCACCGTGCGACCGCGCTCCGAGGTCTCGTGGGTGCCGAGCGCGTGCCTGGTGGCGCGCGTGGCCGCGATCGACGGTGGCCGTGGCCGGGACAGTGGCCTTGGCACCGGCCGTGGCACCGAAACCGACGGGGCCGACTCGACAGCGGGCTTCGCCGCCGGGCTGCGCGTCGGCGAAGACGTCGACCTCGTCTGGCGCCTGGCCGAAGCCGGCTGGCGCGTGCGCTACGAACCCGCTGCCACCGTGCGCCACGAACACCGCACCGAACTCGGCGACTGGATGCTGCGCAAAGCGGTGTACGGCACCGGGTCGCTCGAGCTCGGCCGTCGTCATCCGCACGACATCGCCCCGGTCATCCTGGCGCCCTGGAGCGCCGCCCTCGTCGCCGCCGTACTCGCCCAGCGCCGCTGGTCGCTGCCCGTCGCTGCCGGTCTTTTCGTGTATGCCGCCGTCGGCATACGTCGCAAACTCGGCAGCAGCAGCCACCCGACCCGTCTCGCCATCACCCTCACCGCGCAGGGCACATCAGCCGCGCTCTCGCAGGGAATGGCCCTGCTGCTGCGGCACTGGTGGCCGCTCACCCTCGTCGGCTGTCTCTTCTCGAAGCGTCTGCGCCGCGCGGCGGTCGTCGCGGGCGTGGTCGACGCCGCCATCGAGTGGGTGCGAACGGATGCCCGGCTCGACCCCCTGCGCTTCGCTCTCGCCCGCCGGCTCGACGACCTCGCCTATGGCGGAGGAGTGTGGTTGAGCGCCATCAGGGGCCGCTCGGCCCGCGCCCTGCTGCCCGACATTCGCCGCAAGCGCTGACCCGCAAGCCGTATCGGGGCGCTGACCCGCCCCGACAGTCGCCCGGCCGGCTTCCCGCCACGCGCCCGTCATGGTCAAACAGCATCGGGGGCTTCGGTCGGAGACCAGCGGCTATATCCACGTATTGCGCGCATGTGCACTCTGCTCCGACCGAAGCCCCATGGAGTCACGGCCGGGGTGGGGTGACGGCGACGACTTACGACCGCCGGCAACGGCCGGCGGCCGACGGCGTGCTGTCAGTACAGCGTCGCCTCGTGCTCCTTCTCATACGCGCGGATGTCGCCCACCCGGCCGGCCCGCAGCTTCTCGGTGAACTCGGGGTCGGAGAGCACTGCGCGACCGAGCGCGACGAGGTCGAATTCGCCCCGCTCGAACAACTCCACCAGCGGCGCGATCGACAGCGAAGGCTGACGGTCGTCGCTCGCCTCCATGAAGGCACCGGCGACACCGACCGAGCCGAGGGCGATGGTCGGCAGGCCGGTGAGGTGCTTCGTCCAGCCGGCGAGGGTGCGGTCTGATCCGTCGAACTCAGGAAGCCAATAGCGCCGGGTCGAGGCGTGCAGCAGAGTCACGCCGGCGTCGACGAGGGGCGTGAGAATCTCGTCGAGCTCGGCTGCCGTCTCGGCGATGCGGGCATCGTAGTGCCCGCCCTTCCACTGCGAGAACCGAAAGTCGATGGGGTAGTCGGGCCCGACCTCGGCGCGAATGGCTGAGATGACTTCGGCCGCGAGCCGGGTTCGTCCAGACGTCTCACCGCCGAACCGGTCGGAGCGCCGGTTGGTCGCCGACCACAGAAACTGGTCGAGCAGGTAGCCGTGTGCCCCGTGCAGCTCGACGCCGTCGAAGCCGACCCGCTGGGCATCCACCGCGGCCCGAACGAACGAGGCGATGATCTCGTCGATGTCGGCGGCCGTGGCCACCTCGCCGCGCGGCTGGCCGTTGGCCGAGAGAGCCGACGGGCTGATGATCGGGGCGCTCGGGTTCAGCGGCGACTGCTGCGAACGAGTGACGCCGAGGTGCCAGAGCTGCGGAAAGATGCTGCCGCCGGCGGCGTGCACCGCGTCGACGACGACCTTCCAGCCCGCGAGCGCTTCATCGCCGTAGAACAGCGGAATGCGGTCGCTCGACCCGGCAGACGGATGATCGATGTAGGTGCCCTCGGTGACGATCAGCCCGAGGTGCGGGGCCCGGCGCGCGTAGTACTGCACCACGTCGTCACCCGGAATGCCGTTCGGCGACTGCGCCCGAGTCATGGGCGCCATCACGAACCGGTTCGACAGGCTGAGCTCCCCCGAGCGGAACGGGCTGAACAGCGGCGCGGGGTCGGTGTCGTCGAGAAGCGTGTGGATGATCGGTTCGGTGCCTGTGGCTGGTTCGGTTGTCGTCATAATGATGCGAACCCGCCGCCCGCGCCAGAGATTCCCCGAGGTTTCGGCGCGAGCGCGGTGGTTCGGCGCAGGCGCGGTGTTTCGGCGCCAGCGCGGTGGTTCGAACTACCGCGCACGCGCCGAAGTACCGCACCTGCGCCAAACCACCGCGCTTGCGGGCGACGGGCTCAGACCCGCGAAAGCCAGAGGGTCCACGAAAGTCAGTGGGCCCGCGAGGGTCAGAGGGCGCGCAGCAGGGGGGCGAGGTCGCGCTCGAACTGGGTCGCGAAGCGTTCTTGGTCGGCACCGGGTCCGTGGAAGACGAGGTGGTTGAAACCTGCGTCGACGTAAGGCTTGATCTGGGCGAGGGCGTCATCGGGGTTCGATACGACGATCCAGCGCTTCGCAACCTGCTCGATGGGCAGCGCGTCGGCCGCCTTCTCCATCTCGATGGGGTCTTCGATGTCGTGCTTCTGCTCGGGCGAGAGTGACAGCGGGGCCCAGAACCGGGTGTTCTGCAGGGCGGCGTCGGGGTCGGTGTCGTACGAGAGCTTGATCTCGATCATCCGGTCAATGTCGGAGTCGGTTCGCTCGGCCTGGGCCAGCCCCTCGGCGACCGCGGGGAGAAGCTTCTCGGTGTAGAGCTCCATGCCTTTACCCGAGGTGCAGATGAAGCCGTCGCCCGCGCGCCCGGCGTACCGCGCCACGACCGGGCCGCCGGCCGCGATGTAGATCGGCACGCCGCCCTCTGGCACGTCGTAGATGCTCGCGCCCACCGTGTGGAAGTATTCGCCCTCGTAGTCGACACGCTCGCCGGTCCAGAGTGCGCGCATGAGGTCGACCGCCTCACGCAGGCGCGCGAAGCGCTGCTTGAAGTCGGGCCATTCGCCCACGAAGCCGGTGGCGATCTCGTTGAGCGCCTCGCCCGTGCCGATGCCGAGCATCACGCGGTCGGGGTACAGGCAGGCGAGAGTGGCAAAGGCCTGCGCGATGACCGCGGGGTTGTAGCGGAACGTCGGTGTCAAGACCGATGTACCGAGCTGGATGCTCGTGGTGCGCTCGCCCACGGCCGCGAGCCAGGCGAGCGAGAACGGGGCATGCCCACCCTCGTGCCGCCAGGGCTGAAAGTGGTCGCTCACGGTTACACTGTCGAAGCCGTGTTTCTCGGCCTGCACCCCGATTTCGACAAGTTCTCGCGGGCCGAACTGTTCGGCAGATGCCTTGAGACCGAGTTTCACGATGCGCGACTCCTTTGTAGATGGCGACTCTTCACTCTACCGAACGGGTCTGACGACCGGCCCGGCCCGGGCCGGTCGACCGGGCGGATGCACCGTGCGCGGACGCACCGCGTCACGGCTGCACCAGCACCTTGAGTGCCGAGCGGTCATCCATCGCCCGATAACCCGCCAAAACCTCGTCGATCGAAACCGTGCGGTCGAAAACGCGGCCCGGCTCGATGCGCCCCTCGAGCACGTCGGGCAGCGCGGCCTCGATGTACGCACGAACGGGCGCGGGGCCCCCGGTGAGGGTGATGTTCGCGCCGAACAGGGCGTTCCAGCCCACGGGAGCGCGGTTGTACTGCGGAACACCGACGCGCGAGATCACGCCGCCCGGGCGCACGATGCCGTAGGCCTGCTCGTACGCCGGCATGAGGCCGACCGCCTCGAGCACGATGTGGCTGCCCTCGCCCCCGGTGAGCTCCCGCACGGCGGCAACACCCTCTTCACCGCGCTCGGAGACAACATCGGTGGCACCGAACTCGACACCGAGATCAGTGCGGGCGGTGTGCCGGCCCATCAGAATGATACGTTCGGCGCCCAGCCGCTTCGAGGCGAGCACCGCCGAGAGCCCCACGGCGCCATCTCCGATCACCGTGACCGTCTTGCCCGGCTCGACCCGCCCCTGGCGAGCGGCATGGTACCCGGTGAGGTACACGTCAGAGAGAGTGAGCAGCGAGGGGTAGAGCGCCTCATCGACGGCAGCCGGGACTTTCACCAGCGAACCGTCGGCCTGCGGTACCCGAATAGCCTCGGCCTGACCGCCGCCGACACCGCGGGCGCCGTAGTACCCACCGTGCGGGCACGAGGTCTGCACGCCTTCCCGGCAGAAGACGCAGGTGTTGTCTTGATACGTGAACGGAGCGATGACGAAGTCGCCCGCCTTCACGGTCGACACCGAGCCGCCGACCTCTTCGACCACTCCGATGTACTCGTGGCCCATCGGCTTCGGGTACCGCAGATCTTGCGCGGTGTGGAACGGATGCAGATCTGACCCGCAGATGCAGGCGAGCGTCACGCGCACAATCGCATCGGTGGGCTGCTGGATGATCGGGTCGGGCACGCTCTCGACACGAACATCGCCGACACCGTACAGATAAGTCGCTCTCATCCCCCCAGTTTTGCAGACGGTGCTGCCACCCGTTGTGGCGCGACCGACCGCCTCGCACCTCCTCGGGTGGCTTCCGCACGATCGACTTTGCAAAAAAGCCCCCAAAGACGCGCGGAAAGGGGCTTTTTCGCCAACTGGATCGAGACTTGCGAGAGGCTACGGCACCGGCTGAACATGGTTGACTAGTTCGGAACGGGAGAGGGAGGGAGTGGGAGAGAAAGAGGGAGAGGGAGGGAGGGGTTGCCGAGAATGCTGAAGCGGACGATGCGGGCCGCGCGCCTGCTGCCCGGCGCAACGAGGCTGACCATCGGCGACGTTGCGGTGCCGGTGGTGCGGCCGGGCTGGGTTCTGCTCGAGGTGCGGGCGGCCGGGCTGTGCCATACCGACATCCATGTCATGCACGGTGTCGAGTTCAGCACGAAGCGCGGAGCCGACTACGCGATCAAGCGCCCGCTGATTCTCGGGCACGAGGTGGCCGGCATCGTTGTCGAGGTCGGATCCGGCGACGACGCCGCACTCCTCGGCACACGGATGGCCGCGGGCGGCTGGGCCGGGCCGAGCACCACCCCGGGCATGCACTTCGACGGCGGTTTCGCGTCGTACTGCCTCATTCCGCGGGGCAAACTGGTGCCCATTCCCGACGCCGTCGACTTCGATGCCGCGGCCGTCGCCACCGACTCCATCAAGACCGCATACACCGCCGTGCGCCGAACCGCCGGGGTGCGGTCGGGCGAGAACGTCGGCATCATCGGGCTCGGCGGCCTCGGCATGAGCGCGCTGAGAACGGCGGTTCTGCTCGGCGCCAGGGCGTACGGAGTCGACATCAGCGCAGCCCGCCGCGACGCCGCTCGAGCAGCGGGGGCCACCGACTGCTTCGAGAGTGTCGACGAACTCACCGACGCGGGAGGAGTCGGTGTCGACGCCATCGTCGACTTCGTCGGCGGCGAGACCACTGCCGCCGCGGTCGAAGCGGTGAACGAGAACGGACGCGTGGTGCTCGTCGGCCTGGGCGACACCAGCCTCACGATCGACCCGCGTGCCCTCGTGCTCGGCCGCAAGTCGCTGATCGGCTCACTCGGGTCGCAGAACACGGCGGATTTTGTGGCCGTACTCGATGAACTCGGCCGCGCGAACCTGACCCCCGAGATCGAGGTCATACCGTTCGACGACCTCAACGCCGGCTACGACAGGCTGAGCAGGGGCGAGGTCAGTGGCCGGCTTGTCGTGCATCCGCCGCAGCCTGCCTGAGCAGGATGCCCTTCGCCCGCTCGGTGACGGGGCGATCGACGAGTTGACCCCGCACCTGAGCCGCCCCACCTTCTGCGGCGAGCACCTCGGTCGCCCAGGCGACCTGGTCGACGGTGGGCGCGAAGCCCGCCGCAATCGGCTCGAGCTGGGCCGGATGGATCGCGAGCATGCCCCCGAATCCATTTCGCCGGGCGCGTGCCGCAGCGGTGCGCACCTTCTCGCCGTCGGTGATCTCTGTCGACGGAGACTCGACGGGAGCAGACCCGTCGCCCAGCCGGCCGGCCAGCACGAGGCGGTCGCGCGCGTGATCGAGCACAGAGGAGTCGGGCTCCGCCCC
Coding sequences:
- the fgd gene encoding glucose-6-phosphate dehydrogenase (coenzyme-F420), with translation MVKLGLKASAEQFGPRELVEIGVQAEKHGFDSVTVSDHFQPWRHEGGHAPFSLAWLAAVGERTTSIQLGTSVLTPTFRYNPAVIAQAFATLACLYPDRVMLGIGTGEALNEIATGFVGEWPDFKQRFARLREAVDLMRALWTGERVDYEGEYFHTVGASIYDVPEGGVPIYIAAGGPVVARYAGRAGDGFICTSGKGMELYTEKLLPAVAEGLAQAERTDSDIDRMIEIKLSYDTDPDAALQNTRFWAPLSLSPEQKHDIEDPIEMEKAADALPIEQVAKRWIVVSNPDDALAQIKPYVDAGFNHLVFHGPGADQERFATQFERDLAPLLRAL
- a CDS encoding alcohol dehydrogenase catalytic domain-containing protein → MRATYLYGVGDVRVESVPDPIIQQPTDAIVRVTLACICGSDLHPFHTAQDLRYPKPMGHEYIGVVEEVGGSVSTVKAGDFVIAPFTYQDNTCVFCREGVQTSCPHGGYYGARGVGGGQAEAIRVPQADGSLVKVPAAVDEALYPSLLTLSDVYLTGYHAARQGRVEPGKTVTVIGDGAVGLSAVLASKRLGAERIILMGRHTARTDLGVEFGATDVVSERGEEGVAAVRELTGGEGSHIVLEAVGLMPAYEQAYGIVRPGGVISRVGVPQYNRAPVGWNALFGANITLTGGPAPVRAYIEAALPDVLEGRIEPGRVFDRTVSIDEVLAGYRAMDDRSALKVLVQP
- the mftF gene encoding mycofactocin biosynthesis glycosyltransferase MftF (Members of this protein family, MftF, are glycosyltransferases, members of PF00535 (glycosyl transferase family 2). The encoding gene is found as part of the mycofactocin cassette, in Mycobacterium tuberculosis, many other Actinobacteria, and occasional members of other lineages. Mycofactocin itself, a putative redox carrier, is a heavily modified derivative of the C-terminal Val-Tyr dipeptide of the mycofactocin precursor MftA (TIGR03969).), whose amino-acid sequence is MSVPPAPAVASALPLGFTVALNHRVRVRENGRVLIGGSPTRVLYLTEAAQRLFVGRRLAVSSAASRTLVNRLLDAAMAEPIEETLPEFGDDDFTWVVPVRDRPAALERLLQSLGHGHPVVVVDDDSKEPAAVEEVARGFGARYLHLDVNVGPGGARNAGLAVVETRFVGFVDSDIVIEPGAAEILLKHFVDDHVALACPRVLALPEPGGTGWIALYEEARSSLDLGRRPATVRPRSEVSWVPSACLVARVAAIDGGRGRDSGLGTGRGTETDGADSTAGFAAGLRVGEDVDLVWRLAEAGWRVRYEPAATVRHEHRTELGDWMLRKAVYGTGSLELGRRHPHDIAPVILAPWSAALVAAVLAQRRWSLPVAAGLFVYAAVGIRRKLGSSSHPTRLAITLTAQGTSAALSQGMALLLRHWWPLTLVGCLFSKRLRRAAVVAGVVDAAIEWVRTDARLDPLRFALARRLDDLAYGGGVWLSAIRGRSARALLPDIRRKR
- a CDS encoding NADH:flavin oxidoreductase, translating into MTTTEPATGTEPIIHTLLDDTDPAPLFSPFRSGELSLSNRFVMAPMTRAQSPNGIPGDDVVQYYARRAPHLGLIVTEGTYIDHPSAGSSDRIPLFYGDEALAGWKVVVDAVHAAGGSIFPQLWHLGVTRSQQSPLNPSAPIISPSALSANGQPRGEVATAADIDEIIASFVRAAVDAQRVGFDGVELHGAHGYLLDQFLWSATNRRSDRFGGETSGRTRLAAEVISAIRAEVGPDYPIDFRFSQWKGGHYDARIAETAAELDEILTPLVDAGVTLLHASTRRYWLPEFDGSDRTLAGWTKHLTGLPTIALGSVGVAGAFMEASDDRQPSLSIAPLVELFERGEFDLVALGRAVLSDPEFTEKLRAGRVGDIRAYEKEHEATLY